Proteins from a genomic interval of Niabella soli DSM 19437:
- a CDS encoding Gfo/Idh/MocA family protein, which yields MENRKIRILVAGCGHMGSSHAAAYHQMPEFELVGLVSRGNSNAELNQKLGADYSLFSDYDAALEATKPDAVCIATYQDTHEAYAIKALEAGCDVFIEKPLADSVAGAERVVAAARQHNKKLVIGYILRHHPSWKKFIELTTGLGKPLVMRMNLNQQSSGHEWQVHKKFLSNMSPIVDCGVHYIDVMCQMTRSKPLQVTAIGAKLTNEIPEDNYNYGQLQIRFEDGSVGWYEAGWGPMISETAFFIKDVMGPNGAVSIVARNAGAAGASSNIDAHTKTESILVHHAATDTTDHFTKKDEWVDMKDEPDHQELCNRQQQYFYNAIITNEDLTDHMADAVNSLRIAFACDESVKTGQVVRL from the coding sequence ATGGAAAATAGAAAAATAAGAATACTGGTAGCCGGATGCGGGCATATGGGCAGTTCCCACGCGGCGGCTTACCACCAGATGCCGGAGTTTGAGCTGGTGGGTTTGGTTTCCCGGGGAAACAGCAATGCTGAACTGAATCAAAAGCTGGGCGCGGATTATTCATTGTTTTCTGATTATGACGCGGCGCTGGAAGCCACCAAGCCTGATGCGGTATGCATTGCTACCTACCAGGACACACATGAAGCATACGCGATAAAAGCGCTGGAAGCGGGTTGTGATGTGTTTATCGAGAAACCACTGGCTGATTCGGTGGCGGGGGCGGAGCGCGTGGTAGCGGCGGCCCGGCAGCATAACAAAAAATTAGTGATCGGGTATATCCTGAGGCACCATCCTTCCTGGAAAAAATTTATTGAGTTAACAACCGGACTGGGGAAGCCCCTGGTGATGCGCATGAACCTGAACCAGCAAAGCAGCGGTCACGAATGGCAGGTGCACAAAAAGTTCTTATCCAATATGAGCCCGATCGTGGATTGCGGGGTGCATTATATTGATGTGATGTGCCAGATGACCCGCTCCAAACCGCTGCAGGTAACAGCAATAGGGGCAAAACTTACCAATGAGATCCCGGAAGACAATTATAATTACGGTCAGTTGCAGATCCGTTTTGAGGATGGCTCGGTGGGCTGGTATGAAGCAGGCTGGGGGCCGATGATCAGTGAAACGGCTTTTTTTATAAAAGATGTAATGGGGCCAAACGGGGCTGTTTCCATTGTGGCGCGGAATGCAGGAGCGGCGGGGGCCTCTTCTAATATTGATGCCCATACAAAAACCGAATCGATCCTGGTGCATCATGCGGCTACAGATACAACGGATCATTTCACAAAAAAAGATGAGTGGGTTGATATGAAGGATGAACCTGATCATCAGGAATTGTGCAACCGGCAACAACAGTATTTCTATAACGCCATCATAACCAATGAAGATCTTACGGATCATATGGCTGATGCGGTAAACAGCCTGCGGATCGCTTTTGCCTGCGATGAATCGGTGAAGACAGGACAGGTGGTGCGGTTATGA
- a CDS encoding RagB/SusD family nutrient uptake outer membrane protein: MKKQFSYIFLGLAIGTILLFSNCSKTLDQPNLGNYSPEQVWNDSNLANAYLANLYSVFGNYSIGSDQMGDQVSGLVFGPNAITTTVAGPINPWTNGTSVTNNAYVRIRLVNQGIASVKGGQLSEGTKNVILGQLYFLRAYNYFPLITSYGGVPYLKTAQSLTDSLNVPRNSTKECFEFMTQDLDSAIGLLPTHITSGDANYGRIDRNFGLAFKAKVLLYKASPQFNPTNPWDNSFWADAYAANLAAYNTLSGQGYQLISDYSQVALSAGNKEVVFCVINQSPAKVAGWENTVRPGSLQRNTAAASPTWEMVKAFPMLDGKSYNDPTGAYYQTDAAFMQNYWKNRDPRFAKSIVWNADIYPVAGTPGGYRQYTTLGIADKLDAYGVNPNAGVPVAANNNSYTGFFILKNSDLTLTQPLSGNYAKNYNVMRFAEVMLNYAEAANETGHSQDALNMLYQIRQRAGIQAGADGHYGIAATSRTDIRQAIMSERNVELCFEGFRFNDLRRWRMFSALNGVYKHGLEAIAINPDGSEMPMAQARGLAANYQLTEANFKYNMLICPYSGTQVNTVPDSYYFVPIQLSVLAAQSQLQQNKDWGGTFDPTIH; the protein is encoded by the coding sequence ATGAAAAAACAATTCTCCTATATTTTCTTAGGGTTGGCGATCGGCACCATTCTGTTGTTCTCAAACTGCTCTAAAACCCTTGATCAGCCTAATTTGGGCAACTACAGCCCTGAACAGGTTTGGAATGATTCTAATCTGGCAAACGCCTATCTGGCAAATTTATACAGCGTGTTTGGAAATTATAGTATAGGAAGCGACCAGATGGGCGACCAGGTGTCCGGTCTTGTCTTTGGTCCTAATGCCATAACCACTACCGTTGCCGGGCCTATAAATCCTTGGACGAACGGCACGAGCGTCACGAACAATGCGTATGTCAGAATCCGTTTAGTGAATCAGGGGATCGCAAGCGTAAAAGGGGGGCAGCTTTCCGAGGGAACCAAGAATGTTATTTTGGGGCAATTGTATTTTTTAAGAGCCTATAATTATTTTCCGCTGATAACCAGTTATGGTGGGGTGCCTTATTTAAAAACAGCCCAATCGTTAACGGACAGTTTGAATGTACCCCGCAATTCAACCAAGGAATGTTTCGAGTTTATGACGCAGGATCTGGATTCGGCGATTGGTTTATTACCTACCCACATAACATCCGGCGATGCCAATTACGGCAGGATCGATCGCAATTTTGGTTTGGCCTTTAAAGCAAAAGTATTATTGTACAAGGCATCCCCTCAATTCAATCCCACCAACCCCTGGGATAATTCCTTTTGGGCAGATGCTTATGCCGCAAACTTAGCAGCCTATAATACGCTGAGCGGTCAGGGCTATCAATTGATCTCCGACTATTCCCAGGTGGCCTTATCTGCAGGAAATAAGGAAGTGGTTTTTTGCGTGATCAATCAATCGCCTGCTAAAGTGGCCGGCTGGGAAAATACGGTGCGGCCTGGTTCGCTGCAACGAAACACGGCAGCGGCATCCCCAACCTGGGAAATGGTAAAAGCCTTTCCTATGCTGGATGGCAAATCCTATAACGATCCAACAGGAGCCTACTACCAGACCGATGCGGCATTTATGCAGAATTACTGGAAGAACAGGGATCCCCGCTTTGCTAAGTCCATTGTATGGAACGCCGATATATACCCGGTAGCAGGCACTCCCGGCGGATACCGGCAGTATACTACTTTAGGAATCGCGGATAAGCTGGATGCATACGGTGTTAATCCCAATGCCGGTGTGCCGGTAGCGGCGAATAATAATAGCTATACCGGTTTTTTTATTTTAAAGAACAGCGACCTGACGCTTACGCAACCCTTGTCGGGCAACTATGCAAAAAACTATAATGTAATGCGCTTTGCAGAGGTAATGCTGAATTATGCCGAAGCGGCTAATGAAACGGGGCATAGCCAGGATGCGCTCAACATGTTGTACCAGATTCGTCAGCGGGCGGGTATACAGGCAGGGGCTGATGGGCATTACGGTATCGCTGCAACAAGCAGAACGGATATCCGGCAGGCTATTATGAGCGAACGGAATGTGGAACTTTGTTTTGAAGGCTTCCGGTTTAATGATTTACGCCGCTGGCGGATGTTCAGTGCCCTGAATGGTGTTTACAAACATGGCCTGGAAGCTATTGCTATTAATCCCGATGGTTCAGAAATGCCGATGGCGCAGGCCAGGGGGCTTGCTGCTAACTATCAGTTAACAGAAGCTAATTTTAAATACAATATGCTGATCTGCCCTTATAGCGGAACGCAGGTGAACACGGTGCCCGACTCGTATTATTTTGTTCCCATCCAGTTATCTGTTTTAGCGGCGCAAAGTCAGTTGCAGCAAAACAAAGACTGGGGCGGTACGTTTGACCCTACGATCCATTAA
- a CDS encoding 3-keto-disaccharide hydrolase, with protein sequence MNKRSFYTKKSGVQLFCLGIACFAFFLSHAQVKAITSNEIKGGDLVGRWDIKVQEGSRTAPSWLEVEISGFKTLVGRFVGNGGSARPISEVHFDNGAFNFSIPPQWDATDKSLSLQGKLSKDHIEGSLQYPSGEQYRFTGTRAPDLTEKKNVKWGKPVQLFNGKDLSGWEPTGKTNQWYVKDGVLISPHTGSNLVSTRKFKDFKLHIEFKYHKESNSGVYLRGRYEVQIIDNPKTDHPNSHLFGGVYGFLVPNEMAVKGPDQWQSFDITLIGRMVTIVANGKTIICNQEIPGITGGALDSDEGAPGPIYFQGDHGPIMYRNIIITPVAE encoded by the coding sequence ATGAATAAACGTTCTTTCTATACGAAAAAATCCGGCGTACAATTATTTTGCCTGGGCATTGCCTGCTTTGCCTTTTTCCTGTCTCATGCACAGGTTAAAGCCATAACCTCTAACGAGATCAAAGGGGGCGACCTGGTGGGGCGCTGGGATATTAAAGTGCAGGAGGGAAGCCGGACTGCGCCTTCCTGGTTGGAAGTGGAAATCTCAGGGTTCAAAACCCTGGTGGGGCGCTTCGTGGGAAACGGCGGCAGCGCGCGACCCATATCGGAAGTGCATTTTGACAATGGGGCTTTTAACTTTTCCATTCCACCGCAATGGGATGCTACTGATAAAAGTTTATCGCTGCAAGGTAAATTATCAAAAGATCATATTGAAGGCAGCCTGCAATATCCTTCCGGCGAACAATACAGGTTTACGGGAACCCGGGCACCTGATCTTACTGAAAAGAAAAATGTAAAATGGGGAAAGCCGGTACAACTCTTCAATGGCAAAGATCTGAGCGGATGGGAGCCCACAGGTAAAACCAATCAGTGGTATGTTAAAGATGGCGTGCTGATCAGTCCGCATACAGGATCTAATTTGGTTTCAACACGTAAATTCAAAGACTTTAAGCTGCATATAGAATTCAAATACCATAAAGAAAGCAACAGCGGCGTTTATTTGCGCGGGCGATATGAAGTGCAGATTATTGATAATCCTAAAACCGACCATCCCAACAGTCATTTATTCGGTGGCGTATATGGTTTCCTGGTTCCCAACGAAATGGCAGTGAAAGGTCCCGATCAATGGCAAAGTTTCGATATTACGTTAATAGGCCGGATGGTTACCATTGTTGCCAATGGGAAAACGATCATCTGCAACCAGGAAATACCGGGCATTACAGGGGGCGCTTTGGATAGCGATGAAGGCGCACCCGGCCCCATCTATTTCCAGGGAGATCACGGACCGATCATGTACCGGAATATCATCATTACCCCGGTGGCTGAGTAG